One part of the Candidatus Aquiluna sp. UB-MaderosW2red genome encodes these proteins:
- a CDS encoding 2-oxo acid dehydrogenase subunit E2, which yields MTDVVLPALGESVTEGTITRWLKKVGDTIAVDEPLVEVSTDKVDTEIPSPVAGVIQKILVQEDETVEVGAILAVIGEEAAATPATPEPEAAPPAQEAAPVAAPAQEAAPVAAPVAAPVAAPVAAPVAAPVAAPVAAPVAAPTPAPVVAAPVVAAPVVAAPVVAAPVVAAPVVAAPVVAAPVVAAPVVAAPVVAAPVVAPPPAPPASVPVVAPSSPAPTESTFETDPGYITPIVRKLANDNGIDLSRIKGTGVGGRIRKEDVTAAPSSPVATAGSQHVVQISPLRGTSESMSRLRKVIAERAVASMQQSAQLTTVVEVDVTNIANLRKKVQAEFTKQAGVKLNFMPFFTLATAEALQSHPKINSSVDGETMVYHPSENISFAVDTERGLLTPVIRDAASLSLAQIAQQISDLALRTRNNQLKPDELSGGTFTLTNTGSRGALFDTPVVFLPQSAILGTGVVTKRPAVVTDAHGNEAIAIRSLVYLALSYDHRIIDGADASRFLTDLKARLEEANFEANLGI from the coding sequence CGGCGACACGATCGCAGTAGATGAACCTTTGGTAGAAGTTTCCACGGACAAGGTTGATACTGAGATCCCTTCTCCTGTGGCCGGAGTGATTCAGAAGATATTGGTTCAAGAGGATGAGACGGTCGAGGTCGGAGCCATCCTCGCCGTGATTGGCGAAGAGGCAGCGGCGACTCCCGCCACCCCAGAACCGGAGGCGGCTCCTCCTGCACAAGAGGCTGCGCCAGTGGCGGCTCCTGCCCAAGAGGCTGCGCCTGTAGCTGCGCCTGTAGCTGCGCCTGTAGCTGCGCCTGTAGCTGCGCCTGTAGCTGCGCCTGTAGCTGCGCCTGTAGCTGCGCCTGTAGCTGCGCCAACTCCAGCACCAGTAGTTGCAGCACCAGTAGTTGCAGCACCAGTAGTTGCAGCACCAGTAGTTGCAGCACCAGTAGTTGCAGCACCAGTAGTTGCAGCACCAGTAGTTGCAGCACCAGTAGTTGCAGCACCAGTAGTTGCAGCACCAGTAGTTGCAGCACCAGTAGTTGCACCACCACCTGCTCCCCCGGCCTCGGTGCCAGTAGTCGCACCATCGAGTCCCGCTCCGACAGAATCGACTTTCGAAACAGACCCTGGCTACATCACTCCGATCGTGAGAAAGCTCGCTAACGACAATGGCATTGACCTAAGTCGAATCAAAGGTACGGGCGTGGGCGGAAGAATTCGCAAGGAAGACGTGACGGCGGCCCCTAGCTCGCCAGTTGCGACTGCGGGCTCACAGCATGTTGTCCAGATTTCTCCGCTGCGCGGAACCTCGGAGTCGATGTCAAGGTTGCGAAAAGTTATTGCGGAACGAGCGGTTGCATCCATGCAACAAAGCGCCCAGCTAACCACCGTGGTGGAAGTTGATGTGACAAATATTGCCAACCTCCGCAAGAAGGTGCAGGCTGAATTCACCAAGCAAGCTGGCGTCAAGCTGAACTTCATGCCGTTTTTCACCTTAGCAACGGCAGAGGCCTTGCAGTCTCACCCAAAGATTAATAGTTCTGTTGATGGCGAGACCATGGTTTATCACCCGAGTGAGAATATCTCCTTCGCTGTGGACACAGAGCGTGGCCTATTGACTCCGGTTATAAGAGACGCAGCGAGTTTGAGCTTGGCTCAAATCGCTCAACAGATTTCCGATCTGGCCTTACGCACCCGCAATAACCAACTCAAGCCAGACGAGCTCTCAGGTGGAACATTTACACTGACGAACACGGGTTCTAGAGGCGCGCTTTTTGACACACCAGTTGTGTTTTTGCCGCAAAGTGCGATTCTAGGGACGGGAGTCGTTACCAAGCGTCCTGCGGTCGTGACAGACGCTCATGGGAACGAGGCGATAGCGATTCGATCCTTGGTCTACTTAGCTTTGAGCTACGACCACAGAATCATCGATGGCGCCGACGCCTCCCGATTCCTAACCGACTTAAAGGCAAGGCTAGAAGAGGCTAACTTCGAAGCCAACCTAGGGATTTAG